TCTTCCGGGTGGTCGTTGAAGCCTTCCTCTTCCGTTTCGGAATAGTGGTGCGTCTCGTGTTCAGGGTACTCATGTCCGGAGTACTCATGTTCAGATTCAGAGTATCCATTTTCTGAGTAATCGTGGCCGGAGTAACTGACTTCATCATCCTTGCGATCGAGATTTCGAATCTCCTCTTCCAGCGAACTCTTCAGCTCATTGGAAGCGCGGCGCAACTCTCCCATCCCCTTGCCGAGTACGCGCGCAATCTCCGGCAACTTCTTCGGCCCGAAAAG
This Terriglobia bacterium DNA region includes the following protein-coding sequences:
- a CDS encoding twin-arginine translocase TatA/TatE family subunit — its product is MLDKQGSVPYDAEERYVLFSGGFTEVGFILFIAFLLFGPKKLPEIARVLGKGMGELRRASNELKSSLEEEIRNLDRKDDEVSYSGHDYSENGYSESEHEYSGHEYPEHETHHYSETEEEGFNDHPEETHELSVESEGTAVTDQSEETETARSEQSEGDLEPAPEYGYDYSEPSQQEPEPRPRG